One Mesorhizobium loti genomic window carries:
- a CDS encoding Protein-N(pi)-phosphohistidine--sugar phosphotransferase: MAKTFKAVKISRGNTGWGGPLVIEPTSQRDKVVSVTGGGIHPVAQLIADMTGATAVDGFKAPPVEGEMAVVVVDCGGTARCGVYPRKRIPTVNLTPVGQAGPLAQFITEDIYVSGVKPANVTMADGSEAVTTAGGAASMSSNNNNAAAAPQPLPSEGGLIGLISSIGRVMGRVVGIFFNSGRRTIDQVVRNVLPFMAFVTMLIGLILYTGIGDVLAQPMGPLANNIVGLLIISAICGLPFLSPILGPGAVIAQVIGVAIIGPQIANGTISPAMALPALFAYNTQVGCDFVPVGLALGEAKPKTIEIGVPAVLISRQIMGPVSVLIAWVVSLIVF; the protein is encoded by the coding sequence ATGGCCAAGACATTCAAAGCCGTTAAGATCTCCCGGGGCAACACCGGCTGGGGCGGCCCGCTCGTCATCGAGCCGACCAGCCAGCGTGACAAGGTCGTCTCCGTCACCGGCGGCGGCATTCATCCCGTGGCCCAGCTTATCGCGGATATGACCGGCGCCACGGCTGTCGACGGCTTCAAGGCGCCGCCGGTGGAAGGCGAGATGGCGGTTGTCGTCGTCGATTGCGGCGGCACTGCACGCTGCGGCGTCTATCCGCGCAAGCGCATCCCGACCGTCAATCTGACGCCGGTCGGCCAGGCTGGGCCGCTCGCCCAGTTCATCACCGAGGACATCTACGTTTCGGGCGTGAAGCCGGCCAACGTCACAATGGCGGACGGATCCGAGGCGGTCACCACTGCGGGGGGAGCAGCATCGATGAGTTCAAACAACAACAACGCAGCCGCGGCGCCACAGCCGCTGCCGAGCGAAGGCGGGCTTATCGGCCTGATCAGCTCGATCGGCCGCGTCATGGGCCGGGTGGTCGGCATCTTCTTCAATTCCGGCCGCCGCACCATCGACCAGGTGGTGCGCAACGTGCTGCCGTTCATGGCCTTCGTGACCATGCTCATCGGCCTGATCCTGTACACCGGCATCGGCGACGTGCTCGCCCAACCGATGGGACCACTGGCCAACAACATTGTCGGCCTGCTGATCATCTCGGCCATTTGCGGCCTGCCGTTCCTGTCTCCCATCCTCGGGCCAGGCGCCGTTATCGCGCAGGTTATCGGCGTGGCCATCATCGGCCCGCAGATCGCCAACGGCACGATTTCACCGGCGATGGCCCTGCCGGCGCTGTTTGCCTACAATACCCAGGTGGGCTGCGACTTCGTTCCCGTCGGCCTGGCGCTCGGTGAAGCCAAGCCGAAGACGATCGAAATCGGTGTCCCGGCGGTGCTCATCAGCCGCCAGATCATGGGGCCTGTATCCGTGCTGATCGCATGGGTCGTCAGCCTGATCGTGTTCTAA
- a CDS encoding PTS system sorbitol-specific transporter subunit II produces MSVFSLLAQHADMAVHNLHVAGAMVSDAALHGKLAVEHASDHLVVLAQADSGPITVDQFKEKLKEVQQEEQLGWLTAIGKYFIGIFQKGGEVFAGFVTGIIPTLVVLMTAFYAVTELVGEERVHGLARGAGRIALTRYTLLPLLAVFFLTNPMAYTFGSFLEEKHKPAFYDAAVSYVHPPLGLFPHINPGEYFVWGGILVALLELEKKGVVVAGYHVKVAIWYAIVGLVVILLKGMLTERITMIMARRQGVEL; encoded by the coding sequence ATGTCTGTATTTTCGTTGTTGGCGCAGCATGCCGACATGGCCGTGCACAATCTGCATGTCGCGGGTGCCATGGTCTCGGATGCTGCATTGCATGGCAAGCTCGCCGTCGAGCATGCTTCCGACCATCTCGTTGTCCTGGCGCAAGCAGACAGCGGACCGATCACCGTCGATCAGTTCAAGGAAAAGCTGAAGGAAGTCCAGCAGGAAGAGCAACTCGGCTGGCTGACCGCCATCGGCAAGTACTTCATCGGCATCTTCCAGAAGGGCGGCGAAGTGTTCGCCGGCTTCGTCACCGGCATCATTCCGACGCTGGTGGTGCTGATGACCGCCTTCTACGCCGTCACCGAACTGGTCGGCGAGGAGCGCGTGCATGGGCTGGCGCGCGGCGCCGGCAGGATTGCCTTGACCCGCTATACGCTGCTGCCGCTGCTGGCGGTGTTCTTCCTCACCAATCCGATGGCCTATACGTTCGGATCGTTCCTGGAAGAAAAGCACAAGCCGGCTTTCTATGACGCGGCCGTGTCCTACGTGCACCCGCCGCTTGGCCTGTTCCCGCACATCAATCCCGGCGAATATTTCGTCTGGGGCGGCATTCTCGTGGCTCTGCTCGAGCTTGAGAAGAAGGGCGTTGTCGTCGCCGGTTACCACGTCAAGGTGGCGATCTGGTACGCCATTGTCGGCCTCGTCGTCATCCTGCTCAAGGGCATGCTGACCGAGCGCATCACCATGATCATGGCACGCCGCCAGGGCGTCGAGCTGTAA
- a CDS encoding Glucitol operon activator: protein MAIWQWGLLLLVIVWALQSLGVWLQMRHYSDVFRGVTDQYKDGFVGAGNFRGRLAKGTIALVVVTPDLIVRRVMVMSGRSVFTKFKRHQEFEGVALDRLRSNPAIMGEGEPGVAEAVKRAIEQIDKARSEPGKKPGLSGLNVARA, encoded by the coding sequence ATGGCGATTTGGCAGTGGGGACTGCTTCTGCTGGTTATTGTGTGGGCGCTGCAGTCGCTCGGCGTCTGGCTGCAGATGCGGCACTATTCGGATGTCTTCCGGGGCGTCACCGACCAGTACAAGGACGGCTTCGTCGGAGCCGGCAATTTTCGCGGCCGGCTGGCCAAGGGCACCATCGCGCTCGTCGTGGTGACACCTGACCTGATCGTGCGCCGCGTGATGGTGATGAGCGGCCGGTCCGTTTTCACGAAGTTCAAAAGACATCAAGAATTCGAGGGTGTTGCCCTCGATCGACTCCGGTCCAACCCTGCGATCATGGGGGAGGGGGAACCCGGTGTGGCCGAGGCCGTGAAGCGGGCGATCGAACAGATCGACAAAGCACGGTCGGAGCCGGGGAAGAAGCCGGGTCTGTCCGGTTTGAACGTAGCAAGGGCTTAG
- a CDS encoding HAD superfamily hydrolase: MARPRPIIFDCDGVLVDSEPLAARAYERVYEKHGMPGVHGGIIAQCVGMKQSDIIVRIKELTGHQFPATADGDIWAETKALFTEELKPTPGIAAFLETLEGDRCVASSSSVERINHSLAVTGLAHFFGEAIYSSSMVKNGKPAPDIFLFAAAKMGVAPADCIVIEDSPFGIQGAVAAGMTAIGYTGGGHTYVEHAARLTAAGADFVCANWQEVSRQLSKFGVPA; this comes from the coding sequence GTGGCGCGACCAAGGCCTATCATTTTCGACTGCGACGGCGTTCTCGTCGACAGCGAGCCGCTGGCCGCCAGGGCCTATGAACGCGTCTATGAAAAACACGGCATGCCCGGCGTCCATGGCGGCATCATCGCCCAATGCGTCGGCATGAAGCAGTCCGACATCATCGTCAGGATCAAGGAATTGACCGGCCACCAGTTTCCGGCCACTGCCGACGGCGACATCTGGGCCGAGACCAAGGCGCTGTTCACGGAGGAATTGAAGCCAACGCCGGGGATCGCCGCGTTTCTGGAAACGCTCGAGGGCGACCGCTGCGTTGCCTCGTCATCCTCCGTCGAGCGCATCAACCACAGCCTTGCCGTCACCGGCCTGGCGCATTTCTTCGGCGAGGCAATCTACAGCTCCTCGATGGTCAAGAACGGCAAGCCGGCGCCCGATATTTTCCTGTTCGCCGCCGCCAAAATGGGCGTCGCCCCGGCCGACTGCATCGTCATCGAGGATTCGCCCTTCGGCATCCAGGGCGCGGTCGCCGCCGGCATGACGGCGATCGGCTACACCGGCGGCGGCCACACCTATGTCGAGCACGCCGCGCGGCTGACGGCGGCCGGTGCCGATTTCGTCTGCGCCAACTGGCAGGAAGTTAGCCGGCAATTGTCCAAGTTCGGAGTGCCGGCCTAG
- a CDS encoding type IV secretory pathway, VirB10 component, producing the protein MKDEAQERRRNLLRGIPASLILHVLVVALLLYGIPMPPQQPQEEQPVNVAIVPPPDQPKPKPVPPPPPKQPKAEKPPEQKVEKPPEQPSKPVSTPVLKPVFQYGKKDTGPEKSLDGGSAQANAPSPAKDEPAKPPVEPKPAPTQSATPATQQQQTEPVKTDEKPATAAPDEKPAQSEEKQVTEDTDKQQPDKQEPVPQTAEKPAVAAPKPLAAEAGDKPAPPPSAEKAKPKPAKPMRFKPATAFKAPSGKAGRSNLANTEAAGSPIYSGLPGVRKLYSQGATGDAFATSSMDNVPRDQRVANLCGNVLDQELQSADYTPKWVPTIPLKLGNVLNPPQAAFSTRTQWYNLNFRCEVDADATRVLSFNFRVGSLVPPGEWASRGFTKYPLN; encoded by the coding sequence ATGAAGGACGAGGCACAAGAACGGCGTCGGAATCTGCTGAGGGGCATCCCCGCATCGCTGATCCTGCACGTGCTTGTCGTGGCGCTCCTGTTGTACGGTATACCCATGCCTCCCCAACAGCCGCAGGAGGAGCAGCCGGTCAATGTCGCGATCGTGCCTCCGCCCGATCAGCCGAAGCCGAAACCTGTTCCCCCGCCGCCGCCAAAGCAGCCCAAAGCCGAAAAGCCACCGGAACAGAAGGTTGAAAAGCCGCCCGAGCAGCCATCTAAGCCGGTGAGCACACCGGTTCTGAAGCCCGTTTTCCAGTATGGCAAGAAGGATACCGGGCCGGAAAAATCTCTCGATGGCGGCAGCGCTCAAGCCAATGCGCCGTCGCCGGCCAAGGATGAGCCTGCGAAGCCGCCCGTCGAGCCGAAGCCGGCACCCACCCAGTCCGCCACACCTGCAACGCAACAGCAGCAGACAGAGCCCGTCAAAACTGACGAGAAGCCGGCAACCGCCGCACCGGACGAAAAACCCGCGCAAAGCGAGGAAAAGCAGGTGACTGAGGACACCGACAAACAACAGCCAGACAAGCAGGAGCCGGTGCCGCAAACCGCCGAAAAACCAGCGGTCGCGGCGCCAAAGCCGTTGGCTGCCGAGGCCGGCGACAAGCCGGCACCGCCACCCTCTGCCGAAAAGGCAAAGCCTAAACCTGCAAAGCCGATGAGGTTCAAACCCGCAACAGCCTTCAAAGCCCCAAGCGGGAAGGCAGGAAGGTCAAATCTTGCCAATACCGAGGCTGCGGGGTCGCCGATCTATTCCGGCCTTCCGGGCGTCAGGAAGCTTTACTCGCAGGGAGCAACGGGCGATGCGTTCGCCACAAGCTCCATGGACAACGTGCCGCGCGATCAGCGCGTTGCCAACCTGTGCGGCAACGTTCTGGACCAGGAATTGCAAAGTGCCGATTATACCCCCAAATGGGTGCCAACCATTCCGCTGAAGCTGGGCAACGTTCTTAACCCTCCGCAGGCCGCCTTCAGCACAAGAACCCAATGGTACAATCTGAACTTCCGGTGCGAGGTCGACGCCGACGCGACGAGGGTCCTGTCCTTCAACTTCCGTGTCGGGTCATTGGTCCCGCCCGGCGAATGGGCCAGCCGCGGATTCACCAAGTATCCGCTAAATTAG
- a CDS encoding ABC-transporter ATP-binding protein system: MARLILDHVTKSFADFDAVKDVSIDVADGEFLAVLGPSGCGKTTLLRLIAGFEKVTSGEIRIGSEVMSNSGGSVAPEKRRVGIVFQNYALWPHMTVAENIGYSLKVAKLDKAVARRKVEDALALVNLQGLGERRPANLSGGQRQRVALARCLVAAPSLVLFDEPLANLDVHLRASMEDEFAAFHKRTGTTIVYITHDQAEAMALADRIAVMDHGRLAQLAPPRELYHEPANEMVASFISQGMLLPADVLTGEEGGHCKVWVLGAELVVRCRSGERPREGAKICCRSADLDVSPDGAGLDGLVKRVIYQGGAARIEFAPAAGPDLTLHFEQPDPVTLESGAYARLRIKSGWLIPAAGTALR, translated from the coding sequence GTGGCGCGACTGATCCTGGACCATGTGACCAAGAGCTTCGCCGACTTCGATGCGGTCAAGGATGTCTCGATCGACGTCGCCGACGGCGAGTTCCTGGCGGTGCTCGGACCTTCCGGCTGCGGCAAGACGACGTTGCTCAGGCTCATTGCCGGCTTCGAGAAAGTCACGTCAGGCGAAATCCGCATCGGCAGCGAGGTCATGTCGAACAGCGGCGGCAGCGTCGCGCCGGAAAAGCGGCGCGTCGGCATCGTCTTCCAGAACTATGCGCTGTGGCCGCATATGACGGTGGCCGAGAATATCGGCTATTCGCTGAAGGTGGCCAAGCTCGACAAGGCGGTCGCGCGCCGGAAGGTCGAGGATGCGCTTGCCTTGGTCAATCTGCAGGGGCTGGGCGAGCGTAGGCCGGCCAATCTTTCCGGCGGCCAGCGGCAACGCGTCGCGCTGGCGCGTTGCCTTGTCGCCGCGCCGTCGCTTGTGCTGTTCGACGAGCCGCTCGCCAATCTCGACGTGCATCTCAGGGCCTCGATGGAGGACGAGTTCGCCGCCTTCCACAAGCGCACCGGCACGACCATCGTCTACATCACCCATGATCAGGCCGAGGCGATGGCGCTGGCCGACCGCATCGCGGTGATGGATCACGGGCGCCTGGCGCAGCTGGCGCCGCCGCGCGAACTCTATCATGAGCCGGCAAATGAGATGGTGGCGTCCTTCATCTCGCAAGGCATGCTGCTGCCAGCCGATGTCTTGACGGGAGAAGAAGGCGGCCATTGCAAGGTCTGGGTTCTGGGAGCCGAACTAGTGGTCCGCTGCCGGTCCGGTGAGCGGCCGCGTGAGGGTGCAAAGATCTGCTGCCGGTCGGCCGATCTCGATGTGTCGCCCGATGGCGCGGGCCTCGACGGTTTGGTCAAGCGGGTGATCTATCAGGGAGGTGCCGCGCGCATCGAATTCGCGCCTGCCGCCGGTCCCGATCTTACCTTGCACTTCGAACAACCAGACCCGGTCACGTTGGAGAGCGGGGCCTACGCACGGCTGCGGATAAAGTCCGGCTGGCTTATCCCGGCCGCAGGGACAGCCTTGCGATGA